In the Mesorhizobium sp. genome, one interval contains:
- a CDS encoding zinc-binding dehydrogenase, which yields MRALQLVADRQIEAVDIPSPPPPGPGEAAVAIRAVALNHIDVWGWRGMAFAKRKMPLVVGAEACGVIESVGEGVTGFRPGQLVSIYGARTCGQCKACRERRDNLCENVQGVHGFHLDGFAQEKMNIPVRQLVPAPAGVDVTGAAVTPITFGTVEHMLFDNAKLEAGETVLVHAGGSGIGSAAIQLAKLAGATVITTVGSDAKIERAKALGADHVINYRTDRFEGVVRKLTGKKGVDVVFEHVGVDTWAGSMFSMKRGGRLVTCGSTSGVSTTINLMQLFQQQLRIIGSFGCRIDNMATVMAKLATGKVHPVIDSETDFDRIGEALARMESRDVFGKILLRIT from the coding sequence ATGCGCGCATTGCAGCTCGTCGCAGACCGCCAGATCGAGGCGGTCGATATTCCGTCGCCGCCGCCGCCCGGTCCGGGCGAGGCCGCGGTCGCAATTCGCGCGGTCGCGCTGAACCATATCGACGTCTGGGGCTGGCGGGGCATGGCCTTCGCCAAGCGCAAGATGCCGCTGGTGGTGGGCGCTGAGGCCTGCGGCGTGATCGAGAGCGTCGGCGAGGGCGTCACCGGCTTCCGGCCCGGCCAGCTGGTGTCGATCTACGGCGCGCGCACCTGCGGCCAGTGCAAGGCCTGTCGGGAGCGCCGCGACAATCTCTGCGAGAACGTTCAAGGTGTGCACGGCTTCCACCTCGACGGCTTCGCCCAGGAGAAAATGAACATTCCCGTCCGCCAGCTCGTCCCCGCGCCAGCGGGCGTGGATGTCACGGGCGCGGCGGTGACGCCCATCACCTTCGGCACAGTCGAGCACATGCTGTTCGACAATGCGAAACTCGAGGCTGGCGAGACGGTGCTGGTTCACGCCGGCGGGTCCGGCATTGGATCGGCAGCAATCCAGCTGGCAAAGCTCGCCGGCGCGACAGTCATTACGACCGTAGGCTCCGATGCAAAGATCGAGCGGGCGAAAGCGCTCGGCGCCGACCACGTCATCAACTATCGCACCGACCGGTTCGAGGGCGTGGTGCGCAAGTTGACCGGCAAGAAGGGCGTCGACGTTGTCTTCGAACATGTCGGCGTCGATACGTGGGCCGGCTCGATGTTCTCGATGAAACGCGGCGGCCGCCTCGTCACCTGCGGCTCGACCTCGGGCGTCTCTACCACGATCAACCTGATGCAGTTGTTCCAGCAGCAGTTGCGCATCATCGGTTCGTTCGGCTGCCGGATCGACAATATGGCGACCGTGATGGCCAAGCTCGCGACGGGCAAGGTGCATCCGGTGATCGATTCCGAAACGGACTTCGACCGGATCGGCGAGGCGCTCGCCCGCATGGAGAGCCGCGACGTCTTCGGCAAGATCCTGCTGCGGATCACCTAG
- a CDS encoding lipid A biosynthesis lauroyl acyltransferase — MNLSALSRRIARSVAFRARRANHWLVAKLVVAIFTVLQKLPADRALDVADRIARRIGPWTGRDRIAMDNLRQAYPEKSDAECREIASDMWGNMARLAVEYVFLDQLYDFDYTAETPGRVEVKGREIFEGMRKRHNPRIFFTAHTGNFEMFPIAASSIGMKIASLFRAPNNSFIADQVSRKRRISGNQMVPSKAGAAYVLARILGEKGNVGALVDQKFSPGVRTTFFGRPCETSPLLPRLARQYEADIYPARCVRLPNNRYRLELFDRIEPPRDAEGKIDADRLCQMMNDVVEGWVREYPGQWMWFHRRWG, encoded by the coding sequence ATGAACCTTTCCGCGCTTTCGCGGCGTATCGCCCGATCGGTCGCGTTCCGCGCGCGCCGGGCCAATCACTGGCTGGTCGCCAAACTGGTGGTCGCCATCTTCACCGTGCTGCAGAAGCTCCCGGCCGACAGGGCGCTTGACGTAGCGGACAGGATCGCGCGCCGCATCGGGCCGTGGACCGGGCGCGATCGCATCGCGATGGACAACCTCCGCCAGGCCTATCCCGAAAAGAGCGATGCCGAATGCCGCGAGATCGCCTCCGACATGTGGGGCAACATGGCCCGCCTCGCGGTCGAATATGTCTTTCTCGACCAGCTCTACGACTTCGACTACACAGCCGAGACGCCCGGCCGCGTCGAGGTGAAGGGCCGCGAGATCTTCGAAGGGATGCGCAAGCGGCACAACCCGCGCATCTTCTTCACGGCGCATACCGGCAATTTCGAGATGTTCCCGATTGCCGCTTCGTCGATCGGCATGAAGATAGCTTCCCTGTTTCGCGCGCCGAACAACTCGTTCATCGCAGATCAGGTGAGCAGGAAACGGCGGATCTCTGGCAACCAGATGGTGCCCTCCAAGGCGGGCGCCGCCTACGTCCTCGCTCGCATACTGGGCGAAAAAGGAAATGTCGGTGCGCTGGTAGACCAGAAATTCAGCCCCGGCGTCCGAACGACGTTTTTCGGCCGTCCCTGCGAAACCAGCCCGCTCCTGCCACGCCTCGCCCGGCAGTATGAGGCCGATATCTATCCGGCGCGTTGCGTCCGGTTGCCGAACAACCGCTATCGCCTGGAGTTGTTCGACAGGATCGAGCCGCCGCGCGACGCGGAGGGCAAGATCGACGCCGACCGGCTCTGCCAGATGATGAACGACGTGGTAGAGGGCTGGGTACGGGAATATCCCGGGCAATGGATGTGGTTCCACCGCAGGTGGGGATGA
- a CDS encoding DmsC/YnfH family molybdoenzyme membrane anchor subunit, giving the protein MHPAPSIILFTTLSGLGYGLAAVLGLGLLDPSAIATKLAHILALALIAGGLMSSTLHLGNPQRAWRALSQWRSSWLSREGVMAVLTFVPLGINAIASVWSGRYLPLPGILGAVSCGVTVFCTAMIYASLRSVQAWNTRWTPVSYLMFAAAGGLALASFFSTLGGNAHQLLPLSAAVAIGVVWPAKTYWWARLRAMPALSTPESATGLGSIGKVRLLEPPHMNGNYLTREMGFRVARKHAVRLSQIAVVGGGVVPALLLAMLVLPGGPAGITAAAVAGFAALLLFGGMLVERWLFFAEARHAVMNYYGG; this is encoded by the coding sequence ATGCATCCCGCGCCGTCGATCATCCTGTTCACAACCTTGTCCGGCCTCGGCTACGGGCTCGCTGCCGTGCTTGGGTTGGGGCTGCTCGATCCGTCGGCGATCGCAACGAAGCTGGCGCATATTCTGGCGCTCGCGCTGATTGCCGGCGGACTGATGTCGTCCACGCTACACCTCGGCAATCCTCAGCGCGCCTGGCGGGCGCTTTCGCAGTGGCGGTCCAGTTGGCTGTCGCGCGAAGGGGTGATGGCGGTTTTGACCTTCGTCCCGCTCGGCATCAATGCGATCGCTTCCGTATGGAGCGGGCGCTACCTGCCTTTGCCGGGCATTCTCGGAGCGGTGTCCTGCGGCGTCACCGTCTTCTGCACGGCGATGATCTACGCTTCCTTGCGATCGGTTCAGGCCTGGAATACGCGGTGGACGCCGGTGTCCTATCTGATGTTCGCGGCTGCCGGCGGGCTGGCGCTCGCCAGCTTCTTCTCGACGCTCGGCGGCAATGCGCATCAGCTGCTGCCTCTGTCCGCGGCGGTGGCCATCGGCGTGGTCTGGCCTGCCAAAACGTACTGGTGGGCGCGCCTGCGGGCGATGCCAGCGCTTTCGACCCCCGAATCGGCGACTGGTCTCGGCTCGATCGGAAAGGTGCGGCTGTTGGAGCCGCCGCACATGAACGGCAACTATCTCACCAGGGAGATGGGCTTCCGTGTCGCGCGCAAGCATGCGGTCAGATTGAGTCAGATCGCGGTCGTCGGCGGTGGTGTCGTCCCCGCCTTGCTTCTCGCCATGCTGGTGCTGCCGGGCGGTCCCGCCGGTATCACGGCTGCGGCAGTGGCAGGCTTTGCGGCGCTTCTCCTGTTCGGCGGCATGCTGGTGGAACGCTGGCTCTTCTTTGCTGAAGCGCGCCATGCGGTGATGAACTATTACGGCGGCTGA
- a CDS encoding 4Fe-4S dicluster domain-containing protein: MTSLPSLPTPKKLGLVIDLDVCVGCHACVISCKEWNTGGYGAALSDQDPYGADVSGTFLNRIHTFEVTPEGGEIVGEAGDARIVHFPKSCLHCENAPCVTVCPTGASYKRSADGIVLVDEDKCIGCGLCAWACPYGAREMDLAAGVMKKCTLCVDRIYNETLAEIDRVPSCVRTCPVNARHYGDFADPASNVSIMVLERGGIALMPEQGTRPVNKYLPPRPRRSLAGTIPLAENTDGAKGFFAWLDGMLDRI; encoded by the coding sequence ATGACTTCGCTCCCATCGCTGCCGACGCCGAAGAAGCTCGGGCTGGTGATCGACCTCGACGTCTGCGTCGGCTGCCATGCCTGCGTGATCTCCTGCAAGGAATGGAACACTGGCGGCTACGGTGCGGCGCTGTCGGATCAGGATCCGTATGGCGCGGACGTGTCAGGCACTTTTCTCAACCGCATCCACACGTTCGAAGTGACGCCGGAAGGAGGAGAGATCGTCGGCGAGGCGGGGGATGCCCGCATCGTTCACTTCCCCAAGAGCTGCCTGCATTGCGAGAATGCGCCCTGCGTCACGGTCTGCCCGACCGGCGCCTCCTACAAACGCTCCGCCGACGGGATCGTCCTGGTCGACGAGGACAAGTGCATCGGCTGCGGCCTGTGCGCCTGGGCCTGTCCCTATGGCGCGCGCGAGATGGACCTCGCGGCTGGCGTGATGAAGAAATGCACGCTCTGCGTCGATCGCATCTACAACGAGACGCTGGCGGAGATCGACCGGGTGCCCTCCTGCGTGCGCACCTGCCCGGTCAATGCGCGGCATTACGGCGACTTCGCCGATCCGGCCTCCAACGTCTCGATCATGGTCCTGGAGCGCGGCGGCATCGCCCTCATGCCGGAGCAAGGCACACGGCCAGTGAACAAATATCTGCCGCCGCGGCCGCGGCGATCGCTCGCCGGTACCATCCCGCTCGCCGAGAACACCGACGGCGCCAAGGGCTTCTTCGCTTGGCTCGACGGCATGTTGGACCGCATCTGA